Proteins encoded by one window of Lathyrus oleraceus cultivar Zhongwan6 chromosome 1, CAAS_Psat_ZW6_1.0, whole genome shotgun sequence:
- the LOC127101705 gene encoding uncharacterized protein LOC127101705 — MNPERKNIHNYKFVEPQLAALRGLGARLDLGHKDDFKTSYGNLLGILNTEVNTTVVHTLVQFYDPSLRCFTFQYYQLAPTFEEYSHILGIRIKNQVPYVRTKELPKYQDLAEALHIGKKEVELNLKPKGRIHGFTSKFLVDKVITFSEAGSWTNFNANLALLIYGIVLLSNMEEFVDMATIHIFLTHNPITTLLDDTYYSIHVRTQKKKGTIVFCNRLLYKWFILQIPRKGPFVENKDNLKWSQRIMSLNVEDISWYSRIYNNVKIILNYGDFPNVPLGTKRGINYNPRLALRQLGYPMVDKPDLKGVEGFILYEGIEDPDLVKKIVKAWGAISTQGRAKIGKKNCISKEAYAKWVKDKVGEILLPFSPEPSMSVKPLELIIHQTSKVDELKRVIKSLVRENVDLKYRLGKIFLEKETLKFNLNQKRDRVRQVDDEVQTEVFKRIKVGDTLKGTYSSLTAKKKQVAETQYQACKAELNYKEQAKKL; from the coding sequence ATGAATCCCGAGAGAAAGAACATTCACAATTACAAATTTGTGGAACCTCAGTTGGCTGCCTTGAGAGGACTAGGGGCACGTCTAGATCTTGGACACAAAGACGATTTCAAGACGTCCTATGGCAACCTTTTGGGCATCCTGAACACCGAAGTCAATACCACTGTTGTGCACACTCTGGTGCAATTCTACGATCCTTCGCTGAGATGCTTTACATTCCAATATTACCAGTTGGCACCCACATTCGAAGAGTATTCACACATTCTGGGTATTAGGATCAAGAACCAGGTGCCTTATGTTCGCACTAAGGAACTTCCCAAATATCAAGACCTTGCTGAAGCTCTCCACATAGGGAAGAAGGAAGTGGAACTGAACTTGAAACCTAAAGGTAGAATTCATGGCTTCACCTCAAAGTTTCTAGTGGACAAAGTTATTACCTTCTCCGAAGCTGGAAGTTGGACGAATTTCAATGCCAATCTAGCTCTACTAATCTATGGGATCGTACTACTTTCGAACATGGAAGAATTCGTAGATATGGCTACTATTCACATCTTCCTAACTCATAATCCTATTACCACTCTTCTTGATGATACTTACTACTCCATCCATGTGAGGACCCAGAAGAAGAAAGGAACCATCGTCTTCTGTAATCGTTTGTTGTATAAATGGTTTATTTTGCAAATACCTAGAAAAGGCCCTTTTGTTGAAAATAAAGACAACTTGAAGTGGTCCCAACGGATCATGTCCTTGAACGTCGAAGACATCTCTTGGTATTCTCGAATCTACAACAACGTCAAGATCATCCTCAACTATGGTGATTTTCCTAACGTACCTCTTGGTACGAAAAGGGGAATCAATTACAATCCGAGGTTGGCATTACGACAGTTGGGATACCCCATGGTAGACAAGCCTGATCTCAAGGGTGTGGAAGGTTTCATCTTGTATGAAGGGATTGAAGATCCAGATTTAGTCAAGAAGATCGTCAAGGCTTGGGGAGCAATTAGTACTCAAGGGAGAGCAAAAATAGGTAAGAAGAATTGCATATCCAAGGAAGCTTACGCCAAATGGGTAAAAGACAAAGTTGGGGAGATTTTGCTGCCATTTTCGCCTGAACCATCCATGAGCGTCAAGCCTCTTGAGCTTATAATCCATCAAACTTCTAAAGTCGATGAATTGAAAAGAGTTATCAAATCCCTAGTGAGAGAGAATGTTGATCTCAAATATAGACTTGGTAAGATCTTCTTGGAGAAAGAAACTTTGAAGTTCAATTTGAATCAAAAAAGAGATAGGGTGCGTCAAGTAGATGATGAGGTGCAAACAGAGGTATTCAAAAGAATCAAAGTGGGTGACACACTCAAGGGAACTTATTCCAGTTTGACAGCCAAAAAGAAACAGGTAGCCGAGACTCAATACCAGGCTTGCAAAGCGGAGCTTAATTACAAAGAACAGGCCAAGAAGCTCTGA